One genomic region from Manis pentadactyla isolate mManPen7 chromosome 12, mManPen7.hap1, whole genome shotgun sequence encodes:
- the BABAM1 gene encoding BRISC and BRCA1-A complex member 1 isoform X2 yields MEVVEPSSPTEEEEEEQSAEPRPRTRSNPEGAEDRALGAQASVGSRSEGEGEASSADDTMPNPPGAGPKPWQVPPPAPEVLVRTPRVNCPEKVIICLDLSEEMSLPKLESFNGSKTNALNVSQKMIEMFVRTKHKIDKSHEFALVVVNDDIAWLSGLTSDPRELCSCLYDLETASCSTFNLEGLFSLIQQKTELPVTENVQTIPPPYVVRTILIYSRPPCQPQFSLTEPMKKMFQCPYFFFDIVYLHNGTDEKEEEMSWKEMFAFMGSLDTKGTSYKYEVALAGPALELHNCMAKLLAHPLQRPCQSHASYSLLEEEDEATEVEATV; encoded by the exons ATGGAGGTGGTGGAACCCAGCAGCCCCaccgaggaggaggaagaggagcagtcAGCCGAGCCCAGGCCCCGCACACGCTCTAATCCTGAGGGGGCTGAGGACCGGGCGCTGGGGGCCCAGGCCAGTGTGGGCAGCCGCAGCGAGGGTGAGGGTGAAGCTTCCAGTGCTGATGACACTATGCCCAACCCTCCAGGAGCTGGCCCCAAACCCTGGCAGGTACCCCCGCCAGCTCCTGAGGTCCTAGTGCGGACGCCAAGGGTCAACTGTCCAGAAAAGGTG ATCATCTGCCTAGACCTGTCGGAGGAAATGTCACTGCCAAAGCTGGAGTCATTCAATGG CTCCAAAACCAACGCCCTGAATGTCTCCCAGAAGATGATCGAGATGTTTGTGCGGACAAAACACAAGATTGACAAAAGCCATGAGTTTGCACTAGTTGTGGTGAATGATGACATCGCCTGG CTGTCTGGCCTGACCTCTGACCCCCGTGAGCTCTGCAGCTGCCTCTACGACCTGGAGACAGCCTCCTGCTCTACCTTTA ATCTGGAAGGTCTCTTCAGCCTCAT CCAGCAGAAGACAGAGCTGCCAGTCACGGAGAATGTACAGACAATTCCGCCCCCATACGTGGTCCGCACCATCCTCATCTATAGCCGTCCACCCTGCCAGCCCCAGTTTTCCCTGACGGAGCCCATGAAG AAAATGTTCCAGTGCCCGTATTTCTTCTTCGATATTGTTTACCTCCACAATGGCACTgatgagaaggaggaggagatgaGCTGGAAG GAAATGTTTGCCTTCATGGGCAGCCTGGATACCAAGGGTACCAGTTACAAGTACGAGGTGGCGCTGGCTGGGCCAGCCCTCGAGCTGCACAACTGTATGGCCAAACTACTGGCTCACCCATTGCAGCGGCCCTGCCAGAGTCATGCATCCTATAGCCtgctggaggaggaggatgaaGCCACTGAGGTTGAGGCCACTGTTTGA
- the BABAM1 gene encoding BRISC and BRCA1-A complex member 1 isoform X3: MVSRSWVMKTYEGPSLEAQLPYIQRYSWIQVSRSPSAVFSHSGAMEVVEPSSPTEEEEEEQSAEPRPRTRSNPEGAEDRALGAQASVGSRSEGEGEASSADDTMPNPPGAGPKPWQVPPPAPEVLVRTPRVNCPEKVIICLDLSEEMSLPKLESFNGSKTNALNVSQKMIEMFVRTKHKIDKSHEFALVVVNDDIAWLSGLTSDPRELCSCLYDLETASCSTFNLEGLFSLIQQKTELPVTENVQTIPPPYVVRTILIYSRPPCQPQFSLTEPMKKMFQCPYFFFDIVYLHNGTDEKEEEMSWKMVKLRP; the protein is encoded by the exons ATGGTGAGCAGAAGTTGGGTGATGAAAACGTACGAGGGTCCATCTCTGGAGGCCCAGCTCCCCTACATCCAGAG GTATAGCTGGATCCAGGTGTCCCGAAGTCCATCTGCCGTTTTCAG CCACTCAGGAGCCATGGAGGTGGTGGAACCCAGCAGCCCCaccgaggaggaggaagaggagcagtcAGCCGAGCCCAGGCCCCGCACACGCTCTAATCCTGAGGGGGCTGAGGACCGGGCGCTGGGGGCCCAGGCCAGTGTGGGCAGCCGCAGCGAGGGTGAGGGTGAAGCTTCCAGTGCTGATGACACTATGCCCAACCCTCCAGGAGCTGGCCCCAAACCCTGGCAGGTACCCCCGCCAGCTCCTGAGGTCCTAGTGCGGACGCCAAGGGTCAACTGTCCAGAAAAGGTG ATCATCTGCCTAGACCTGTCGGAGGAAATGTCACTGCCAAAGCTGGAGTCATTCAATGG CTCCAAAACCAACGCCCTGAATGTCTCCCAGAAGATGATCGAGATGTTTGTGCGGACAAAACACAAGATTGACAAAAGCCATGAGTTTGCACTAGTTGTGGTGAATGATGACATCGCCTGG CTGTCTGGCCTGACCTCTGACCCCCGTGAGCTCTGCAGCTGCCTCTACGACCTGGAGACAGCCTCCTGCTCTACCTTTA ATCTGGAAGGTCTCTTCAGCCTCAT CCAGCAGAAGACAGAGCTGCCAGTCACGGAGAATGTACAGACAATTCCGCCCCCATACGTGGTCCGCACCATCCTCATCTATAGCCGTCCACCCTGCCAGCCCCAGTTTTCCCTGACGGAGCCCATGAAG AAAATGTTCCAGTGCCCGTATTTCTTCTTCGATATTGTTTACCTCCACAATGGCACTgatgagaaggaggaggagatgaGCTGGAAG atggtgaAACTAAGGCCCTGA
- the ANKLE1 gene encoding ankyrin repeat and LEM domain-containing protein 1 isoform X2 yields the protein MGAGADLALRLRAALREEEPRAVEELLHRGADPNLVLADGAAAIHLAAGARYPRGVRCLEALLRRGGDPNARSAEALTPLHVAAAWGCRRGLELLLSQGADPELRDQDGLRPLDLAEQQLHQDCACVLRDFDRRTWTRTKTQEPVPEPEPEAGSPGPWGPPDVMPDSTGLGGGDSKDTGLEAGSGSPSLCAHPEVAMKDESSDSPLGPWDCSSDDSFVTAVEASGAEDHISPWGVSLPQTRQGLLSIVQPSQRVPRSPGTPQWVHRAIMAGREAELNACLEALTLTSSAASLSPTSLPDGSPIRSPPQEPLPGSPDLHLLTDDQLSLDSDVFILWLSEDESSTGGRDLAPSCQCLPVPALSDLELLQELRALGKSPGPITPFTRPCYLRQLEEAQAVPGPDFSGYSPELAEALRTGCIPNAQADEDALAQQFERLDPNRRWREGVVKSSFTYLLLDPRETQDLPARAFSLTPVECLQTFVHAIFYVGKGTRARPDVHLWEALSHHRQLGKQACPKVHQILDIWASGRGVVSLHCFQHVVAVEAYTREACLVDALGRDPDTDQPETRALLRSGGKLATSPAPPLGGASAAPCPPCLFG from the exons ATGGGCGCTGGGGCTGACCTGGCGCTGCGGCTGCGGGCAGCGCTGCGGGAGGAGGAGCCGCG GGCGGTGGAGGAGCTGCTGCACCGCGGCGCTGACCCCAACCTGGTGCTTGCGGATGGCGCGGCGGCCATACATCTGGCGGCCGGGGCCCGATACCCGCGAGGTGTGCGCTGCCTGGAAGCTCTTCTGCGCCGAGGAGGGGACCCCAACGCTCG ATCGGCCGAGGCGTTGACACCATTGCATGTGGCCGCCGCCTGGGGCTGTCGCCGCGGCCTGGAGCTGCTGCTGAGCCAGGGAGCTGACCCCGAGCTGCGCGATCAG GACGGACTCCGGCCGCTGGACTTGGCTGAGCAGCAGCTGCACCAGGACTGCGCGTGCGTCCTGCGGGATTTCGACAGGAGGACTTGGACTCGGACAAAGACCCAGGAGCCTGTGCCTGAGCCTGAGCCCGAGGCTGGCA GCCCAGGCCCCTGGGGACCTCCTGATGTGATGCCGGACTCTACAGGCCTGGGCGGAGGTGACAGCAAGGATACGGGCTTGGAGGCTGGTTCTGGCTCTCCCAGCCTCTGTGCCCACCCTGAGGTCGCCATGAAGGATGAGAGCTCAGATTCCCCTCTGGGGCCCTGGGACTGCAGCTCAGATGACTCCTTTGTCACTGCTGTCGAGGCCTCTGGAGCCGAGGACCACATCTCTCCCTGGGGTGTGTCATTGCCTCAGACCAGGCAGGGCCTCCTGTCCATTGTCCAGCCCTCCCAGAGAGTGCCAAGGTCTCCAGGTACCCCACAGTGGGTGCATCGAGCCATCATGGCAGGCAGGGAGGCAGAGCTGAATGCCTGTCTAGAGGCCCTGACTCTGACCTCCTCAgctgcctccctctcccccacatCCCTCCCAGATGGGAGCCCCATTCGTAGTCCCCCTCAGGAACCACTGCCTGGATCCCCTGACCTCCACCTCCTAACAGACGACCAGTTGTCCCTTGACAGTGATGTGTTCATCCTCTGGCTCTCAGAGGATGAAAGCTCCACAGGTGGCAGGGACCTTGCACCCTCTTGCCAGTGCCTGCCGGTACCTGCCTTGTCTGACCTGGAGTTACTACAAGAACTCCGAGCTCTTGGCAAGAGCCCCGGCCCCATCACACCCTTCACCCGGCCATGCTATCTCCGACAGCTGGAAGAAGCCCAGGCTGTTCCTG GTCCAGACTTTTCAGGCTACAGCCCAGAGCTGGCTGAGGCTTTGCGGACAGGCTGTATCCCCAATGCCCAGGCAGATGAGGATGCGCTTGCCCAGCAGTTTGAGCGGCTGGATCCCAACAGAAGGTGGCGGGAGGGAGTTGTGAAGTCCAGTTTCACGTATCTGCTGCTGGACCCCAG AGAGACTCAGGACCTGCCAGCTCGAGCCTTCTCACTGACCCCAGTTGAATGCCTTCAGACTTTTGTTCATGCTATCTTCTATGTGGGCAAGGGGACACGAGCCCGACCAGATGTCCACCTCTGGGAAGCCCTCAGCCACCACAGGCAGCTGGGAAAACAG GCCTGCCCCAAGGTACACCAGATCTTGGACATTTGGGCCAGTGGTCGTGGTGTTGTCTCCCTGCATTGCTTCCAGCATGTGGTCGCTGTGGAGGCTTACACTCGAGAGGCGTGTCTTGTGGATGCTCTAGGTAG GGATCCAGACACTGACCAACCAGAAACAAGGGCACTGCTACGGAGTGGTGGCAAGCTGGCCACCAGCCCGGCGCCGCCGCTTGGGGGTGCATCTGCTGCACCGTGCCCTCCTTGTCTTTTTGGCTGA
- the BABAM1 gene encoding BRISC and BRCA1-A complex member 1 isoform X1, translating into MVSRSWVMKTYEGPSLEAQLPYIQRYSWIQVSRSPSAVFSHSGAMEVVEPSSPTEEEEEEQSAEPRPRTRSNPEGAEDRALGAQASVGSRSEGEGEASSADDTMPNPPGAGPKPWQVPPPAPEVLVRTPRVNCPEKVIICLDLSEEMSLPKLESFNGSKTNALNVSQKMIEMFVRTKHKIDKSHEFALVVVNDDIAWLSGLTSDPRELCSCLYDLETASCSTFNLEGLFSLIQQKTELPVTENVQTIPPPYVVRTILIYSRPPCQPQFSLTEPMKKMFQCPYFFFDIVYLHNGTDEKEEEMSWKEMFAFMGSLDTKGTSYKYEVALAGPALELHNCMAKLLAHPLQRPCQSHASYSLLEEEDEATEVEATV; encoded by the exons ATGGTGAGCAGAAGTTGGGTGATGAAAACGTACGAGGGTCCATCTCTGGAGGCCCAGCTCCCCTACATCCAGAG GTATAGCTGGATCCAGGTGTCCCGAAGTCCATCTGCCGTTTTCAG CCACTCAGGAGCCATGGAGGTGGTGGAACCCAGCAGCCCCaccgaggaggaggaagaggagcagtcAGCCGAGCCCAGGCCCCGCACACGCTCTAATCCTGAGGGGGCTGAGGACCGGGCGCTGGGGGCCCAGGCCAGTGTGGGCAGCCGCAGCGAGGGTGAGGGTGAAGCTTCCAGTGCTGATGACACTATGCCCAACCCTCCAGGAGCTGGCCCCAAACCCTGGCAGGTACCCCCGCCAGCTCCTGAGGTCCTAGTGCGGACGCCAAGGGTCAACTGTCCAGAAAAGGTG ATCATCTGCCTAGACCTGTCGGAGGAAATGTCACTGCCAAAGCTGGAGTCATTCAATGG CTCCAAAACCAACGCCCTGAATGTCTCCCAGAAGATGATCGAGATGTTTGTGCGGACAAAACACAAGATTGACAAAAGCCATGAGTTTGCACTAGTTGTGGTGAATGATGACATCGCCTGG CTGTCTGGCCTGACCTCTGACCCCCGTGAGCTCTGCAGCTGCCTCTACGACCTGGAGACAGCCTCCTGCTCTACCTTTA ATCTGGAAGGTCTCTTCAGCCTCAT CCAGCAGAAGACAGAGCTGCCAGTCACGGAGAATGTACAGACAATTCCGCCCCCATACGTGGTCCGCACCATCCTCATCTATAGCCGTCCACCCTGCCAGCCCCAGTTTTCCCTGACGGAGCCCATGAAG AAAATGTTCCAGTGCCCGTATTTCTTCTTCGATATTGTTTACCTCCACAATGGCACTgatgagaaggaggaggagatgaGCTGGAAG GAAATGTTTGCCTTCATGGGCAGCCTGGATACCAAGGGTACCAGTTACAAGTACGAGGTGGCGCTGGCTGGGCCAGCCCTCGAGCTGCACAACTGTATGGCCAAACTACTGGCTCACCCATTGCAGCGGCCCTGCCAGAGTCATGCATCCTATAGCCtgctggaggaggaggatgaaGCCACTGAGGTTGAGGCCACTGTTTGA
- the ANKLE1 gene encoding ankyrin repeat and LEM domain-containing protein 1 isoform X3 — MGAGADLALRLRAALREEEPRAVEELLHRGADPNLVLADGAAAIHLAAGARYPRGVRCLEALLRRGGDPNARSAEALTPLHVAAAWGCRRGLELLLSQGADPELRDQDGLRPLDLAEQQLHQDCACVLRDFDRRTWTRTKTQEPVPEPEPEAGSPGPWGPPDVMPDSTGLGGEDESSTGGRDLAPSCQCLPVPALSDLELLQELRALGKSPGPITPFTRPCYLRQLEEAQAVPGPDFSGYSPELAEALRTGCIPNAQADEDALAQQFERLDPNRRWREGVVKSSFTYLLLDPRETQDLPARAFSLTPVECLQTFVHAIFYVGKGTRARPDVHLWEALSHHRQLGKQACPKVHQILDIWASGRGVVSLHCFQHVVAVEAYTREACLVDALGIQTLTNQKQGHCYGVVASWPPARRRRLGVHLLHRALLVFLAEGERELRPQDIQACS; from the exons ATGGGCGCTGGGGCTGACCTGGCGCTGCGGCTGCGGGCAGCGCTGCGGGAGGAGGAGCCGCG GGCGGTGGAGGAGCTGCTGCACCGCGGCGCTGACCCCAACCTGGTGCTTGCGGATGGCGCGGCGGCCATACATCTGGCGGCCGGGGCCCGATACCCGCGAGGTGTGCGCTGCCTGGAAGCTCTTCTGCGCCGAGGAGGGGACCCCAACGCTCG ATCGGCCGAGGCGTTGACACCATTGCATGTGGCCGCCGCCTGGGGCTGTCGCCGCGGCCTGGAGCTGCTGCTGAGCCAGGGAGCTGACCCCGAGCTGCGCGATCAG GACGGACTCCGGCCGCTGGACTTGGCTGAGCAGCAGCTGCACCAGGACTGCGCGTGCGTCCTGCGGGATTTCGACAGGAGGACTTGGACTCGGACAAAGACCCAGGAGCCTGTGCCTGAGCCTGAGCCCGAGGCTGGCA GCCCAGGCCCCTGGGGACCTCCTGATGTGATGCCGGACTCTACAGGCCTGGGCGGAG AGGATGAAAGCTCCACAGGTGGCAGGGACCTTGCACCCTCTTGCCAGTGCCTGCCGGTACCTGCCTTGTCTGACCTGGAGTTACTACAAGAACTCCGAGCTCTTGGCAAGAGCCCCGGCCCCATCACACCCTTCACCCGGCCATGCTATCTCCGACAGCTGGAAGAAGCCCAGGCTGTTCCTG GTCCAGACTTTTCAGGCTACAGCCCAGAGCTGGCTGAGGCTTTGCGGACAGGCTGTATCCCCAATGCCCAGGCAGATGAGGATGCGCTTGCCCAGCAGTTTGAGCGGCTGGATCCCAACAGAAGGTGGCGGGAGGGAGTTGTGAAGTCCAGTTTCACGTATCTGCTGCTGGACCCCAG AGAGACTCAGGACCTGCCAGCTCGAGCCTTCTCACTGACCCCAGTTGAATGCCTTCAGACTTTTGTTCATGCTATCTTCTATGTGGGCAAGGGGACACGAGCCCGACCAGATGTCCACCTCTGGGAAGCCCTCAGCCACCACAGGCAGCTGGGAAAACAG GCCTGCCCCAAGGTACACCAGATCTTGGACATTTGGGCCAGTGGTCGTGGTGTTGTCTCCCTGCATTGCTTCCAGCATGTGGTCGCTGTGGAGGCTTACACTCGAGAGGCGTGTCTTGTGGATGCTCTAG GGATCCAGACACTGACCAACCAGAAACAAGGGCACTGCTACGGAGTGGTGGCAAGCTGGCCACCAGCCCGGCGCCGCCGCTTGGGGGTGCATCTGCTGCACCGTGCCCTCCTTGTCTTTTTGGCTGAGGGCGAGCGAGAGCTGCGGCCCCAGGACATCCAAGCCTGCAGCTGA
- the ABHD8 gene encoding protein ABHD8 — translation MLTGVTDGIFCCLLGAPSNAVGPLESIESSDGYTFVEVKPGRVLRVKHAGPAPSPNPHPPLPDAAQGDGSGLVRCQRRITVYRNGRLLVENLGRAPRADLLHGQNGSGEPPAALEVELADPVGSDSRSGPGSAGNGSGGRRRRARRPKRTIHIDCEKRITSCKGAQTDVVLFFIHGVGGSLAIWKEQLDFFLRLGYEVVAPDLAGHGASSVPQVAAAYTFYALAEDMRAIFKRYAKKRNVLIGHSYGVSFCTFLAHEYPDLVHKVIMINGGGPTALEPSFCSVFNMPTCILHCLSPCLAWSFLKAGFARQGAKEKQLLKEGNAFNVSSFVLRAMMSGQYWPEGDEVYHAELTVPVLLVHGMHDKFVPVEEDQRMAEILLLAFLKLIDEGSHMVMLECPEMVNTLLHEFLLWEPEPSPKALPESLPAPVENK, via the exons ATGCTGACCGGGGTGACCGATGGCATCTTCTGTTGCCTGCTGGGCGCACCCTCTAACGCTGTGGGACCTCTGGAGAGCATTGAGTCTAGTGATGGCTACACCTTTGTGGAGGTCAAGCCTGGCCGTGTGCTGCGGGTGAAGCATGCTGGACCCGCTCCATCTCCCAACCCACATCCACCACTGCCAGATGCTGCCCAGGGGGACGGGTCAGGCTTGGTCCGCTGCCAGCGCCGAATCACTGTGTACCGCAACGGGCGGTTACTGGTGGAGAATCTGGGCCGAGCACCGCGAGCTGACCTCCTGCATGGGCAGAATGGTTCGGGGGAGCCTCCGGCCGCCTTAGAGGTGGAGCTGGCGGACCCGGTGGGCAGTGATAGCCGCTCGGGCCCAGGCAGTGCTGGAAATGGCAGTGGAGGGCGACGACGACGAGCCCGGCGCCCCAAGCGGACCATCCACATTGACTGTGAGAAGCGCATTACCAGCTGCAAGGGTGCCCAGACCGATGTGGTGCTCTTTTTCATCCATGGTGTTGGTGGCTCTCTGGCCATCTGGAAGGAGCAGCTGGActtctttctgcgcctgggttatgaGGTGGTGGCACCTGATCTGGCCGGTCATGGGGCCAGCTCGGTGCCCCAGGTGGCTGCAGCCTACACTTTCTATGCGCTGGCAGAGGACATGCGCGCCATCTTCAAGCGCTATGCCAAGAAACGAAACGTGCTCATTGGGCATTCCTACGG GGTCTCCTTCTGCACATTCCTGGCACACGAGTACCCAGACCTGGTGCACAAGGTGATCATGATCAATGGCGGCGGCCCCACAGCCTTGGAGCCTAGCTTCTGTTCTGTGTTCAACATGCCCACGTGCATCCTGCACTGCCTGTCACCCTGCCTGGCTTGGAGCTTTCTCAA GGCTGGCTTTGCCCGCCAAGGGGCCAAAGAGAAACAGCTGCTGAAGGAGGGCAATGCATTCAATGTGTCATCCTTCGTGCTGCGGGCCATGATGAGTGGCCAATACTGGCCTGAGGGCGACGAGGTCTATCATGCTGAGCTCACCGTGCCCGTCCTGCTTGTCCATGGCATGCATGACAAGTTTGTGCCAGTGGAGGAAGACCAGCGCATGGCTGAG ATCTTGCTCCTGGCTTTCCTGAAGCTCATTGATGAAGGCAGCCACATGGTGATGCTGGAGTGTCCAGAGATGGTCAACACGCTGCTCCACGAATTCCTTCTCTGGGAGCCCGAACCCTCGCCCAAGGCTCTGCCAGAGTCCCTGCCTGCACCCGTGGAGAATAAGTAG
- the ANKLE1 gene encoding ankyrin repeat and LEM domain-containing protein 1 isoform X1: protein MGAGADLALRLRAALREEEPRAVEELLHRGADPNLVLADGAAAIHLAAGARYPRGVRCLEALLRRGGDPNARSAEALTPLHVAAAWGCRRGLELLLSQGADPELRDQDGLRPLDLAEQQLHQDCACVLRDFDRRTWTRTKTQEPVPEPEPEAGSPGPWGPPDVMPDSTGLGGGDSKDTGLEAGSGSPSLCAHPEVAMKDESSDSPLGPWDCSSDDSFVTAVEASGAEDHISPWGVSLPQTRQGLLSIVQPSQRVPRSPGTPQWVHRAIMAGREAELNACLEALTLTSSAASLSPTSLPDGSPIRSPPQEPLPGSPDLHLLTDDQLSLDSDVFILWLSEDESSTGGRDLAPSCQCLPVPALSDLELLQELRALGKSPGPITPFTRPCYLRQLEEAQAVPGPDFSGYSPELAEALRTGCIPNAQADEDALAQQFERLDPNRRWREGVVKSSFTYLLLDPRETQDLPARAFSLTPVECLQTFVHAIFYVGKGTRARPDVHLWEALSHHRQLGKQACPKVHQILDIWASGRGVVSLHCFQHVVAVEAYTREACLVDALGIQTLTNQKQGHCYGVVASWPPARRRRLGVHLLHRALLVFLAEGERELRPQDIQACS from the exons ATGGGCGCTGGGGCTGACCTGGCGCTGCGGCTGCGGGCAGCGCTGCGGGAGGAGGAGCCGCG GGCGGTGGAGGAGCTGCTGCACCGCGGCGCTGACCCCAACCTGGTGCTTGCGGATGGCGCGGCGGCCATACATCTGGCGGCCGGGGCCCGATACCCGCGAGGTGTGCGCTGCCTGGAAGCTCTTCTGCGCCGAGGAGGGGACCCCAACGCTCG ATCGGCCGAGGCGTTGACACCATTGCATGTGGCCGCCGCCTGGGGCTGTCGCCGCGGCCTGGAGCTGCTGCTGAGCCAGGGAGCTGACCCCGAGCTGCGCGATCAG GACGGACTCCGGCCGCTGGACTTGGCTGAGCAGCAGCTGCACCAGGACTGCGCGTGCGTCCTGCGGGATTTCGACAGGAGGACTTGGACTCGGACAAAGACCCAGGAGCCTGTGCCTGAGCCTGAGCCCGAGGCTGGCA GCCCAGGCCCCTGGGGACCTCCTGATGTGATGCCGGACTCTACAGGCCTGGGCGGAGGTGACAGCAAGGATACGGGCTTGGAGGCTGGTTCTGGCTCTCCCAGCCTCTGTGCCCACCCTGAGGTCGCCATGAAGGATGAGAGCTCAGATTCCCCTCTGGGGCCCTGGGACTGCAGCTCAGATGACTCCTTTGTCACTGCTGTCGAGGCCTCTGGAGCCGAGGACCACATCTCTCCCTGGGGTGTGTCATTGCCTCAGACCAGGCAGGGCCTCCTGTCCATTGTCCAGCCCTCCCAGAGAGTGCCAAGGTCTCCAGGTACCCCACAGTGGGTGCATCGAGCCATCATGGCAGGCAGGGAGGCAGAGCTGAATGCCTGTCTAGAGGCCCTGACTCTGACCTCCTCAgctgcctccctctcccccacatCCCTCCCAGATGGGAGCCCCATTCGTAGTCCCCCTCAGGAACCACTGCCTGGATCCCCTGACCTCCACCTCCTAACAGACGACCAGTTGTCCCTTGACAGTGATGTGTTCATCCTCTGGCTCTCAGAGGATGAAAGCTCCACAGGTGGCAGGGACCTTGCACCCTCTTGCCAGTGCCTGCCGGTACCTGCCTTGTCTGACCTGGAGTTACTACAAGAACTCCGAGCTCTTGGCAAGAGCCCCGGCCCCATCACACCCTTCACCCGGCCATGCTATCTCCGACAGCTGGAAGAAGCCCAGGCTGTTCCTG GTCCAGACTTTTCAGGCTACAGCCCAGAGCTGGCTGAGGCTTTGCGGACAGGCTGTATCCCCAATGCCCAGGCAGATGAGGATGCGCTTGCCCAGCAGTTTGAGCGGCTGGATCCCAACAGAAGGTGGCGGGAGGGAGTTGTGAAGTCCAGTTTCACGTATCTGCTGCTGGACCCCAG AGAGACTCAGGACCTGCCAGCTCGAGCCTTCTCACTGACCCCAGTTGAATGCCTTCAGACTTTTGTTCATGCTATCTTCTATGTGGGCAAGGGGACACGAGCCCGACCAGATGTCCACCTCTGGGAAGCCCTCAGCCACCACAGGCAGCTGGGAAAACAG GCCTGCCCCAAGGTACACCAGATCTTGGACATTTGGGCCAGTGGTCGTGGTGTTGTCTCCCTGCATTGCTTCCAGCATGTGGTCGCTGTGGAGGCTTACACTCGAGAGGCGTGTCTTGTGGATGCTCTAG GGATCCAGACACTGACCAACCAGAAACAAGGGCACTGCTACGGAGTGGTGGCAAGCTGGCCACCAGCCCGGCGCCGCCGCTTGGGGGTGCATCTGCTGCACCGTGCCCTCCTTGTCTTTTTGGCTGAGGGCGAGCGAGAGCTGCGGCCCCAGGACATCCAAGCCTGCAGCTGA
- the MRPL34 gene encoding 39S ribosomal protein L34, mitochondrial → MALLAGSIGRQSGLVSRSAALLDARWLQPRAWLGFPDAWGLTATPQTRGKARGNEYQPSNIKRKHKHGWVRRLSTPAGVQVILRRMYKGRKSLSH, encoded by the exons ATGGCTCTCTTGGCCGGATCCATCGGTCGCCAGTCGGGCCTCGTCAGTAGGTCGGCGGCGCTACTTGATGCCAG GTGGCTGCAGCCCCGGGCCTGGCTGGGGTTCCCCGACGCCTGGGGACTCACCGCCACGCCACAGACCCGGGGCAAGGCGCGCGGGAACGAGTATCAGCCGAGCAACATCAAACGCAAGCACAAGCACGGCTGGGTTCGGCGCTTGAGCACGCCGGCTGGCGTCCAGGTCATCCTTCGCCGCATGTACAAGGGTCGCAAGTCGCTGAGCCATTGA